Proteins co-encoded in one Chloroflexota bacterium genomic window:
- the prfB gene encoding peptide chain release factor 2 (programmed frameshift) has protein sequence MDDLREKLNDLQQRIQQIMVRLDIAGRQEQIAALEQRSAQPDFWDDPQSAQATMQELTRLREDVELWNGLSEQVKELSGLLELAAAEDDQSIAEEIESATAQIEEKLETLEFQLRMSGEHDAKDAILAIHAGAGGTESQDWAAMLLRMYLRWAEDHGYKATIIDSTPGEEAGIKSVTVTIEGRYAYGYLRAERGVHRLVRLSPFDSAHRRHTSFALVEVIPDIGEDVEVEIKPDDVKMEVFRASSAGGQHMQKNATAVRLIHIPTGIVATCQNERSQMQNRETAMKVLRARLYEIERQKKEEEKARLKGEHISAGWGNQIRSYVLHPYQMVKDLRTGHETGNANAVLDGELDSFIEAYLRDSMGEERD, from the exons ATGGACGATTTACGCGAGAAATTGAACGATTTGCAACAGCGCATCCAACAAATCATGGTGCGTCTT GACATCGCCGGACGCCAAGAACAGATCGCTGCTTTGGAGCAGCGCTCGGCTCAGCCGGACTTCTGGGATGATCCGCAGAGTGCCCAGGCTACGATGCAGGAATTGACCCGGCTGCGGGAAGATGTGGAGTTATGGAATGGGCTGTCTGAGCAGGTAAAGGAACTCTCTGGCTTGCTTGAACTGGCTGCCGCCGAAGATGACCAGAGCATAGCCGAGGAAATCGAGTCGGCCACCGCCCAGATCGAGGAGAAATTAGAGACTCTGGAATTCCAACTGCGCATGAGCGGCGAACACGATGCCAAAGACGCTATTCTCGCCATCCATGCCGGTGCCGGTGGCACCGAGTCCCAGGACTGGGCGGCCATGCTCCTGCGCATGTATCTGCGCTGGGCCGAGGACCATGGCTACAAGGCCACGATCATTGACTCCACGCCCGGCGAGGAAGCAGGTATTAAGAGCGTTACCGTGACCATCGAGGGCCGCTACGCCTACGGCTACCTGCGCGCCGAGCGGGGGGTGCACCGTCTGGTGCGCTTGTCACCCTTTGACTCCGCACATCGCCGCCACACTTCCTTCGCTCTGGTAGAGGTCATCCCCGATATCGGCGAGGATGTTGAAGTCGAGATCAAGCCGGACGACGTGAAGATGGAGGTCTTCCGTGCCTCGAGCGCCGGCGGCCAACACATGCAGAAGAACGCTACCGCCGTGCGCCTGATCCATATCCCTACGGGAATTGTGGCCACCTGCCAGAACGAGCGCTCGCAGATGCAGAACCGTGAGACGGCGATGAAAGTGCTGCGGGCGCGACTGTACGAGATCGAGCGGCAGAAAAAAGAGGAGGAGAAAGCCCGGCTGAAAGGCGAGCACATCTCGGCTGGTTGGGGCAATCAAATCCGCTCTTATGTGCTGCATCCTTACCAGATGGTCAAAGATCTGCGCACTGGCCACGAGACCGGCAATGCAAACGCGGTGCTCGACGGTGAACTAGACTCATTCATTGAAGCCTATCTGCGTGACAGCATGGGAGAGGAACGGGACTAA
- a CDS encoding sodium-translocating pyrophosphatase produces MHLLAYPLLTGALALVVVVYFAIRIQRGRIVSAKMAEIAGYISIGAQTYLRRQFITILTIMPIIGAGIYLMFGWKVTLTFVLGALVSLLTGYLGMTAATRANVHMADGARQSPTMAFRIAVLGGAIMGLCVTGFSLISLSILYLIFREPEPLVGFGFGASLAALFAQVGGGIYTKSADIGADLVGKVEKRIPEDDPRNPAVVADLVGDNVGDCAGRGADLFESFSDDIVTGMVIGVTMIPRYGIGALFYPLALQSTGVLASLAGIAMTRAWRREMEPTTSFNIGLLTNTVLSLMGAFFLIKFLLNDMAIFFAAVCGIAITLVASFATRYYAGMTGAPVKRMAEACKRSTALNILTGLAYGLQSPLLSIIAIMLGISLSYVLSGGSLLAIVTVNIGTDLLIGFIMMSDAFGPITDNASGIAEMSKAEARTVNSLSRLDAVGNTMKAITKAYAMSSGTITAFTIFITFFQKTQVNAMNVSHPFNLAFVFIGVAVPYLISSLVIGSTTKTAFQMVDEVRRQFHEIKGLLEGKAAPDYARCVDIATRNALREMILPGFVGVATPFAVGLLFGAEALGALLIGVIASAALLGPFFNNLGTALDNAKKAIEVRGIHNYEAAEHEAAVVGDTVGDPMKDVAGPSLLILIKLVGMIALLMVSLVRR; encoded by the coding sequence ATGCATCTATTGGCATACCCCTTGTTGACCGGTGCGCTTGCCCTCGTGGTCGTCGTCTACTTTGCCATCCGTATTCAGAGGGGCAGAATCGTCTCGGCCAAGATGGCCGAGATCGCTGGTTATATCAGCATCGGCGCTCAGACATACCTGCGCCGGCAATTCATTACTATCCTCACGATCATGCCTATCATCGGGGCAGGCATTTACCTCATGTTCGGATGGAAGGTGACTCTCACCTTCGTCTTGGGTGCTCTGGTATCTTTGCTCACTGGCTACCTGGGTATGACTGCGGCCACCCGTGCCAACGTGCACATGGCCGACGGCGCTCGCCAATCACCCACCATGGCCTTCCGTATCGCTGTCCTGGGTGGCGCTATCATGGGCCTATGTGTGACTGGGTTCAGTCTCATCTCACTCTCTATCTTATATTTAATCTTTCGAGAGCCCGAACCATTGGTTGGTTTCGGCTTCGGCGCCAGTCTGGCTGCCCTCTTCGCCCAAGTCGGTGGGGGTATCTACACCAAGTCCGCAGATATAGGAGCGGATCTAGTTGGGAAAGTGGAGAAAAGAATCCCAGAGGACGATCCGCGAAACCCGGCGGTGGTCGCTGACCTGGTTGGGGACAACGTGGGTGACTGCGCTGGCCGAGGGGCGGATCTCTTCGAGAGTTTTAGCGATGATATTGTAACCGGAATGGTCATCGGGGTGACGATGATCCCCAGATATGGCATCGGCGCGCTGTTTTACCCCCTTGCCCTTCAGTCCACAGGGGTCTTGGCATCCCTGGCAGGGATCGCCATGACTCGCGCCTGGCGGAGGGAAATGGAACCCACGACCTCGTTCAACATCGGCCTACTGACGAACACCGTGTTGAGTCTCATGGGCGCGTTTTTCCTGATCAAGTTCCTCCTCAACGATATGGCTATTTTCTTTGCTGCGGTCTGTGGCATAGCGATCACTCTCGTGGCCTCGTTCGCCACGCGCTATTACGCGGGTATGACCGGCGCGCCAGTAAAGCGTATGGCGGAGGCTTGCAAGCGTAGCACTGCTCTGAACATCCTAACGGGTTTGGCCTACGGCTTGCAGAGCCCGCTCCTCTCTATCATTGCCATCATGCTTGGGATCAGTCTCTCCTATGTGTTGTCGGGCGGTTCCCTGTTGGCCATCGTGACCGTGAACATCGGCACCGACTTGTTGATCGGCTTCATCATGATGTCCGATGCCTTTGGTCCCATCACTGATAATGCCTCCGGCATCGCCGAGATGTCCAAAGCGGAGGCCCGCACTGTGAACTCCCTCTCCAGACTGGACGCCGTTGGAAACACGATGAAGGCCATTACCAAAGCCTACGCCATGTCCTCGGGGACCATCACGGCTTTTACGATCTTCATTACCTTTTTCCAGAAAACCCAGGTAAATGCGATGAATGTTTCCCATCCGTTCAACCTAGCGTTCGTCTTCATCGGTGTGGCCGTACCCTACCTTATCTCCTCCCTGGTGATCGGCTCCACCACCAAAACGGCATTCCAGATGGTGGATGAAGTGCGCCGCCAATTCCACGAGATCAAGGGTCTTTTGGAAGGCAAGGCTGCTCCAGACTACGCCCGGTGCGTGGATATCGCCACTCGAAACGCTTTGCGAGAGATGATCCTGCCGGGGTTCGTGGGTGTGGCTACCCCGTTTGCTGTGGGCCTTTTGTTCGGTGCGGAAGCGCTGGGCGCGCTCCTAATCGGGGTCATTGCCTCGGCCGCTCTCTTGGGACCGTTCTTCAATAATCTGGGCACTGCCCTCGACAATGCTAAGAAAGCGATTGAAGTTAGGGGAATCCATAACTACGAGGCTGCGGAACACGAAGCGGCGGTCGTCGGTGATACTGTGGGCGACCCAATGAAGGACGTGGCTGGCCCGTCTCTGCTGATCTTGATCAAACTGGTCGGCATGATCGCGCTACTGATGGTCAGCCTGGTGCGTCGGTAA
- a CDS encoding PLP-dependent transferase: MGVRDLDIFTQAVHAGERASPSDFMPVSTPVYNTVGFLYDSVDDLHAIFAGERAGYVYPRYGNPTVAALEQAVAVLEGADEAVAYASGMAAVLGALLGAGAQQGSTVVAAQDVYGATYVLLSTLMTRLGVRVQFVDAADTDTAIDLIASEKPFAVLVETISNPLLKVADVPRLASAAHAAGAALIVDNTFATPCIFRPLEYGADYVVHSATKYLGGHGDVMAGLVACNAERAKILREQIKLTGANLGPNEAWLTLRGLKTMPLRVRQHSINAMLIASWLEKQPKVERVYYPGLRTHPQWPLVRAMFPGNCYGGMVSFEIRGAGRAEISRFMDALKLILPATTLGDVYTLVLYPAATSHRVLSTEARAKLGITEGLVRLSVGIEDVSDIIADLAQAFESIG, translated from the coding sequence ATGGGGGTTCGAGATTTGGACATCTTCACCCAGGCAGTCCATGCTGGGGAGCGCGCTTCGCCCTCAGATTTCATGCCCGTCAGTACGCCCGTGTACAACACAGTTGGCTTCCTCTACGATAGCGTGGATGACCTACACGCTATCTTCGCCGGTGAGCGTGCGGGCTACGTCTATCCTCGCTACGGAAATCCCACCGTCGCTGCTCTCGAGCAGGCCGTGGCTGTTTTGGAGGGCGCAGACGAAGCCGTAGCATATGCCTCAGGGATGGCGGCCGTCCTGGGCGCGCTTCTAGGTGCGGGAGCCCAACAGGGCTCCACGGTCGTCGCAGCGCAGGACGTATACGGAGCCACCTACGTGCTCCTTTCAACCCTCATGACTAGGCTGGGTGTCCGGGTCCAGTTCGTGGATGCTGCGGACACGGACACGGCGATTGACCTCATCGCCTCGGAGAAACCGTTCGCCGTGCTTGTGGAGACGATTTCCAATCCCTTGCTCAAAGTTGCCGATGTGCCACGCCTGGCCAGCGCGGCTCATGCCGCCGGTGCGGCTCTCATAGTGGACAATACCTTCGCTACTCCCTGCATATTCCGCCCTCTGGAGTACGGCGCGGACTACGTGGTGCACAGTGCCACCAAATACCTGGGTGGCCACGGCGACGTGATGGCGGGCCTCGTGGCTTGCAATGCCGAACGTGCTAAGATTTTGCGGGAGCAAATCAAATTGACCGGGGCGAATCTGGGCCCCAACGAGGCCTGGCTGACCCTGCGCGGGCTGAAAACCATGCCCCTGCGTGTCCGCCAACATAGTATCAACGCGATGCTCATTGCCTCTTGGCTGGAGAAGCAGCCGAAGGTCGAGCGTGTGTATTATCCCGGCCTGCGGACCCATCCCCAGTGGCCACTGGTGCGAGCAATGTTCCCCGGGAACTGCTACGGTGGCATGGTCTCGTTCGAAATCAGAGGCGCAGGGCGGGCAGAAATATCGCGCTTCATGGACGCGCTGAAGTTAATCTTACCGGCCACAACACTGGGTGACGTTTATACGTTGGTACTTTATCCTGCGGCGACGTCGCACCGAGTGCTCTCGACCGAAGCAAGAGCGAAATTGGGCATTACCGAAGGGTTAGTGCGCTTATCGGTGGGCATCGAGGATGTTTCGGATATCATCGCCGACTTAGCCCAGGCGTTCGAGAGCATCGGATGA
- a CDS encoding chromate transporter, whose product MRALWDLLIAFGRVGLFGYGGGPSMIPLLQEEVVDHYRWLTLEQFVDALAMGNALPGPIVVKMGYYVGLKVAGWPGAIVATLGISLPGFLLMAIMTAFFMQYKDSPKVAAMLKAVRPVVVALLALVVWEVFPVSVKSWDTALILGASFLLVAFTNIHPALVITAAALLGLLVY is encoded by the coding sequence ATGCGCGCGCTCTGGGATTTGCTAATAGCGTTTGGCAGAGTGGGTCTGTTCGGTTACGGTGGGGGGCCGAGCATGATACCGCTTTTGCAAGAGGAGGTGGTGGACCACTATCGTTGGTTGACCTTGGAGCAATTTGTAGATGCGCTGGCTATGGGCAACGCGTTGCCAGGACCCATCGTGGTGAAGATGGGCTATTATGTGGGACTGAAGGTGGCGGGATGGCCTGGGGCGATAGTGGCTACCTTGGGCATATCGCTGCCTGGCTTTCTCTTGATGGCCATCATGACAGCCTTCTTTATGCAGTACAAGGACTCACCCAAAGTCGCAGCCATGTTGAAAGCAGTGCGCCCTGTGGTGGTAGCACTCCTGGCGCTGGTGGTGTGGGAAGTGTTCCCAGTCTCCGTGAAATCCTGGGACACGGCGCTCATCTTGGGGGCGTCTTTCCTCCTCGTGGCTTTCACGAATATTCACCCGGCCCTGGTCATTACCGCAGCGGCTCTTCTGGGGCTGTTGGTGTATTGA